The Planctomycetaceae bacterium genomic interval GGCCAAACTGCCTGAACATCCCAAGTACGACGTCAGCCAGCTCCGGGCCCGCCCCATCGGGCGCGTGCTGGTCAAGATGGGCAAGGTCACGCGCGACCAGGTACACGAGGCGCTGGACGTCCAGAAGCAAAAGGGCGGTCCGCTGGGGCAGATCCTGGTGGACCTGGCGTACATCACCGCCGGCGACCTGACGCTGGCGCTGGCGTTCCAGGCGGGCATGGAATACATCGACCTCAAGGACATCACCATTCCCGAGGAGGTCGTCCGCCAGATTCCCGCCCAGATGGCCAACGCCTATAAAGTGGTGCCCCTCGAGCACGACCCGGCCAGCAAACGCCTCGTGGTGGCGATGGCCACCAGCGACAACTTCCGCGCCCAGGACGACCTTCGGACGCTGATGGGTTTCGACGTGGTGGCCAAAATCGCCGACATCGAGCAGCTCAACTCGGCCCTGATGAAGTATTACGAAGTGGCCCCGGAGTCCATCGGCGACCTGATCAACGAGATCGCCGGCGACGAGCAGCTGGCGGTGCTGGAAGACCGCGGCGAGAGCATCGACCTGACGACGCTGAAAGAGATGGCCGAATCCAGCCCGGTCAAGAACCTGGTCAACATGGTGCTCTTCGAGGCCATCCGCAACCGCGCCTCGGACATCCACTTCGAGCCCTTCGAAGACGAGTTCAAGATGCGCTACCGCATCGACGGGGTGCTGTACGAAATGCTCCCGCCGCCCAAGAGCATCGCCATGGCCATCGCCTCGCGCATCAAGGTCATGTCGAACCTCGACATCGCCGAGCGCCGCGTCCCCCAGGACGGGCGCATTGAGCTGGTCGTCCAGGGCGCCCCGGTGGACCTTCGCGTGGCCGTCCTGCCCACCAGCGGCGGCGAGAGCGTCGTCATGCGCGTGCTCGACCGCAGCCAGGTCTCGCTGGACCTGGAGCGCGTGGGCATGCGCGACGACGACCTGCGCATCTTCCGCCAGTTGATCGCCCGCCCCAACGGCATCGTGATCGTCACCGGACCGACCGGCTCGGGCAAGACCACCACGCTGTACTCGGCGTTGAGCGAGCTCAACGAACCGGGGGTGAAGATCCTCACCAGCGAAGACCCGGTGGAATATGATATTGACGGTCTGGTACAGGTGCAGATCAATCCGGATATCGGTCTGACGTTCGCCCGGTGCCTGCGCAGTTTTCTGCGTCAGGACCCCGACGTGATCCTCATCGGCGAGGTGCGCGACCTGGAGACTTCCGAGATCGCCGTGCAGTCGTCGCTGACGGGGCACCTGGTCTTCACGACGCTGCACACCAACGACGCCCCCTCGTCCATCGCCCGACTGCTGGACCTGGGCCTGGAACCCTTCCTGGTCACCGCGACGCTGGAGGGGATCGTGGCCCAGCGCCTCGTGCGGCGCATCTGCCCGCGCTGCAAGGAAGAGTTCGTCCCCACCGAAGAAATGCTCATGGAGCTGGGGCTCAAGCCCGAGAACGTCGCCGGGCGAACGCTCTACCGCGGCGTCGGCTGCGACAGTTGCCGCAACACCGGCTACACCGGCCGCGTGGCGATCTTCGAGATCATGCTCCTCGACGACACCATCCGCGACCTGATCCTGGCCCGTTCGAGCACCAACGTGCTGCGCGAGGCCGCCCGCAAGCGCGGCATGCGAACGCTGCGCGAGAGCGGGCTGCTGGCGATCTATGACGGACTGACGACGATTGAAGAGGT includes:
- a CDS encoding ATPase, T2SS/T4P/T4SS family — protein: MAKLPEHPKYDVSQLRARPIGRVLVKMGKVTRDQVHEALDVQKQKGGPLGQILVDLAYITAGDLTLALAFQAGMEYIDLKDITIPEEVVRQIPAQMANAYKVVPLEHDPASKRLVVAMATSDNFRAQDDLRTLMGFDVVAKIADIEQLNSALMKYYEVAPESIGDLINEIAGDEQLAVLEDRGESIDLTTLKEMAESSPVKNLVNMVLFEAIRNRASDIHFEPFEDEFKMRYRIDGVLYEMLPPPKSIAMAIASRIKVMSNLDIAERRVPQDGRIELVVQGAPVDLRVAVLPTSGGESVVMRVLDRSQVSLDLERVGMRDDDLRIFRQLIARPNGIVIVTGPTGSGKTTTLYSALSELNEPGVKILTSEDPVEYDIDGLVQVQINPDIGLTFARCLRSFLRQDPDVILIGEVRDLETSEIAVQSSLTGHLVFTTLHTNDAPSSIARLLDLGLEPFLVTATLEGIVAQRLVRRICPRCKEEFVPTEEMLMELGLKPENVAGRTLYRGVGCDSCRNTGYTGRVAIFEIMLLDDTIRDLILARSSTNVLREAARKRGMRTLRESGLLAIYDGLTTIEEVVAQTISEDREVE